A region from the Desulfuromonas acetexigens genome encodes:
- a CDS encoding PilZ domain-containing protein, producing MSYLKYFKTGQKILLAAPPGDGAISRTETLTTYLQEMGKGHFDLLLPYGGHEEESYPFAAEMPLSLTSEAFGLGLKLSCHFSGHRDKDVIRVQLGDDLQVFQRRGSPRVDLQAGVRYTKGRGTLRTFRDQWEKNIRILHSGGDLSKLGTFPRRAINLGSGGVRFDLKAPVEVADLCLVLIDYGQSPPICSLAEVVWTKPTESPERFSTGMRFVSLLDADLKRLENLIREQQKNPLAKEELEV from the coding sequence ATGTCCTACTTAAAATATTTCAAAACGGGGCAGAAGATTCTGCTCGCCGCCCCCCCCGGCGACGGCGCCATCAGCCGCACCGAAACCCTGACCACCTACCTGCAGGAGATGGGCAAGGGGCATTTCGATCTGCTGCTCCCCTATGGCGGCCACGAAGAAGAGAGCTATCCCTTCGCCGCCGAAATGCCCCTCAGCCTCACCTCGGAAGCCTTCGGCCTCGGACTTAAACTGAGCTGCCATTTCTCCGGGCACCGCGACAAGGACGTTATCCGCGTTCAGCTCGGCGACGACCTGCAGGTTTTCCAGCGCCGGGGATCCCCCCGTGTCGACCTCCAAGCCGGGGTCCGTTACACCAAGGGGCGCGGGACCCTGCGCACCTTTCGCGACCAGTGGGAAAAGAACATCCGCATCCTCCACAGCGGCGGCGACCTGAGCAAGCTCGGCACCTTTCCGCGCCGGGCGATCAATCTCGGCAGCGGCGGCGTCCGCTTCGACCTGAAGGCTCCGGTAGAAGTCGCCGATCTCTGCTTGGTGCTGATCGACTACGGCCAGTCTCCGCCCATCTGCTCCCTGGCCGAAGTCGTCTGGACCAAGCCGACGGAAAGCCCGGAGCGCTTCAGCACCGGCATGCGCTTTGTCTCGCTCCTTGACGCCGACCTGAAACGCCTGGAAAACCTCATCCGCGAACAGCAGAAAAATCCTTTGGCCAAAGAAGAGCTGGAAGTCTAA